One region of Methanobrevibacter millerae genomic DNA includes:
- the cgi121 gene encoding KEOPS complex subunit Cgi121 — translation MNLQILGFKGEIDSVGDTLDKINSIKKDSQIIQLLNSDAIAGKRHVLHGVNQAFLAFERNENLANDLSVEICLRCSAQRQISKAFDLLGLKEGPMNLCAILIDCGDYTEELSQLFASDESVLLPDVEKLKKIYSINDDELEILDVEDIIIDRITRLIADY, via the coding sequence ATGAATTTACAGATTTTAGGCTTTAAGGGAGAAATAGATTCAGTTGGAGATACATTAGATAAGATTAACTCCATTAAAAAGGATTCGCAGATTATTCAACTGCTGAATTCTGACGCCATTGCAGGAAAAAGGCATGTGCTGCACGGCGTTAACCAGGCATTTCTCGCATTTGAAAGGAATGAAAATCTTGCAAATGACTTAAGTGTTGAAATATGCCTCAGATGCTCTGCCCAAAGACAGATATCAAAGGCCTTTGATTTATTGGGTCTTAAGGAAGGACCTATGAACCTGTGCGCCATATTAATTGACTGCGGAGATTATACGGAAGAGTTATCTCAACTGTTTGCATCAGATGAAAGCGTTTTACTTCCAGATGTGGAAAAATTAAAGAAAATCTATTCGATTAATGATGATGAGCTTGAAATATTGGATGTTGAGGATATTATTATAGACAGGATAACAAGGCTCATTGCAGATTATTAA